In one window of Henckelia pumila isolate YLH828 chromosome 1, ASM3356847v2, whole genome shotgun sequence DNA:
- the LOC140874312 gene encoding uncharacterized protein — protein MAPVELKELKERLVDLLAKGYIRPSVSPWGAPVLFVRKKYGSMRLCIDYRQLNKATKIVFLGHIIPGDGISVDSSKVEAVINWPRPTSVPEIQSFMGLAGYYRRFIRDFSSIAKSITHLTQKNAPYIWYEACEARKSNAAANALNRKRCSLSLSTIGISHLVDDCCTSGLIFETDVKSIRVCAIRAKPDLLVRIREAQKNDQSIQNSIEMIRAGHQSEYKISANEVLYVNNRIVVPIISELRRDILKESHCSLFNIYHGGRKMYNDLKNQYW, from the exons atggctcctgttgaattgaaagaactgaaagagcgGTTAGTAGATCTTCTTGCCAAAGGGTACATCAGaccgagcgtttcaccttggggtgctccggttctGTTTGTACGAAAAAAATATGGTTCAATGAGGCTTTGCATCGACtatcggcaactgaacaaggcaacg aaaatTGTGTTTCTCGGACATATCATTCCAGGtgatggtatttcagttgatTCGAGTAAAGTTGAGGCAGTGATtaattggccgagaccgacatctgtaccaGAAATACAAAGTTTCATGGGATTAGCTGGGTATTACCGTcgatttatcagagatttttcttctattgcgaaGTCTATTACGCACCTGACACAGAAAAATGCACCGTATATTTGGTATGAAGCTTGTGAAGCCA ggaagtccaATGCAGCTGCCAATGCATTGAATCGAAAGAGATGTTCTCTTTCTTTATCTACTATTGGTATTTCTCATTTAGTAgatgattgttgtacttctggacTTATATTTGAAACAGATGTGAAATCTATTCGAGTATGTGCTATTCGAGCTAAGCCAGATTTGTTGGTTAGAATCAGAGAAGCGCAGAAAAATGATCAAagtattcagaattcgattgagatgaTCAGAGCAGGACATCAATCCGAATATAAGATCAGTGCTAATGAGGTTCtttatgtgaataaccgtattgttgtgccgattatttctgagttgagacggGATATTTTGAAAGAATCTCACTGCAGTCTATTCAATATTTATCAtggaggcagaaaaatgtacaatgacttgaagaatcagtattggtga